The Ascidiaceihabitans donghaensis genome includes the window AAAATGTAACACGTTTAATAAAACGAGGGATGATATGCGTATCAAAACAGCACTTTTGGCAGGTTTGGGCCTGATGGTTATGGGCGCGGCCCCTGCGTTTGCGGATGCAAAAATCTATCCATACCACGCCAAAGCCAACTATTGCCCTGCAGGCCTTCAGCCCATCACTATTTCCGGTGTTATCTGCTGCGGTACGCCCAACCAGTCCATGTCCTACCAGCATGTGATGATGAACGCGGCCAAGCGCCATAAGCCAAAGCGCCACGTACGCCGTGCGAAATCCACATATGATTGCCCGATTGGCACCAAAGGCTGTTCCTGAACCACGTCTTTGCAGCATCGTTTGAAGCTGAATTGAATTTGCAGTGAAAGCGTCCGGCCCCGTAGGCTTGGCGCTTTCATTCATTTTAGGCTTGTGAGGCGCACTTGAAGACCCAAGCCCAAGTCCCATAATTTCCGTCTGTTCTTTTGCCGTGCGCAATAGTAATGACACGGGCGAAGTTTCAAGAAAGGTTCGGTCCGCTGATGTCCCAAGAAATCACCACAGAAGCCCAGTTGCGTGCAGCATGGTATGAATTCTGGAGCGCACGTTCGCATGAAGTCGTCAAATCGGCGAGCCTGATCCCAACGCACCCAACAGCGCCAATGTTCGTGAATTCGGGCATGATGCAATTTGTGCAGTATTTTCTGGACGAAGAACCGGTTCCCTTCGAAACCAAACGCGCGACATCTGTCCAGAAATGTGTACGTGCCGGCGGCAAACACAATGATCTGGACGCGGTTGGTAAGTCTTTGCGCCACCTTAGTTTTTTCGAGATGATGGGCAACTTCAGCTTCGGTGACTACTTCAAGGAAAACGCCATCAAATGGGCGTGGGAATTTGTCAGTGACGTGTTGAAGATCGACACAAGCAAAGTTTGGGTCACTGTTCACATCAGCGATGACGAAGCCGAACAAATCTGGCTGAACGACATTGGCGTGCCTGCGGACCGCATTCAAAGACTGGACAAAGACAATTTTTGGGAAATGGGTGAAACTGGCCCATGCGGCCCCTCAACCGAGCTGTTTTACGACTTTGGCCCGGAATTCGGCCCCGAAGGTGGCCCCGCGAACCCCGACGCAGAACACCGCTTTATTGAATTTTGGAATGTCGTGTTCATGGAGTCCTTCCGTGATTCCTCGGGCACGTTGACGCCTTTGCCAAACCAGCATGTCGACACGGGCGCAGGCCTTGAACGCCTTGTTGGTGTTTTGCGTGGCAGCCCGTCGCTGTATTCCTGTGACACTCTTGAAGCTTTGGTAAATGAAGCCGCAAAAGTATCAGGCAAGACCGTCGGGGCGCACCCCAAAGACGATCAAGCCATGCGCGTTATCGCGGATCACGTCCGGTCTGCGACGTTTTTGATTTCCGATGGCATCATCCCCAGCAATGAAGGGCGTGGATACGTGTTGCGCCGCATTATTCGCCGTGCGGTACGTTTCGCCTATCTGCTTGGGATCATGGATGAAATGATGCCGCACATGGCGGATCTGGCCATTGACACACACAAGAATTACTACCCTGAACTGGACGAACAACGCGATTTGATCCGCAAGACACTGGCCAGCGAAGAAGCGAAGTTCCGCAGTGCGTTGGAAACGGGTTTGAGCATCTTGGGGGCCGAGTTGAAGGGCCTGAAGGGCGACGCGATGTTGTCTGGTGAAACGGCCTTTGTGTTGCATGACACGCACGGGTTTCCGCTGGAAATCACAGCCGAGATCGCGGAAGACGCAGGCCATGATGTGGATGTCGATACATTCCGCAAGTTGATGACCGAACAGCGCGAACGCGCCCGTGCCAGCCGCAAAAAAGGCAACGTCAGCGATCAGGCCATCGACTATAAGGCGATCATGGACGCTTATGGCGCGACCGAGTTTGTGGGGCGCGATACGTATGAGACGACTGCGAAAATCACGGGCTTGGTGGCATCGGACAAAGGCACCGAAGTTGTCTTGGACCGCAGCCCGTTTTATGCCGAAGGTGGCGGCCAGATTGGCGATACTGGCGTTCTGACCCTTGGCAGCGGTCAGGAATTGGCAGTGTTGGACACACGTCCGGCCATGCCGGGATTGCACGCACATATGGTTGCTGCTGGCACTGATGCGGATGGATTGCAGATCGGTGATGCGGTCACGGCCAAAATTGACGCCGTGCGCCGGGGCGCCATCCAACGGAACCACACATCAGTGCACTTGATCCATTGGGCTTTGCGCAAAGTGCTTGGCACCCACGTCAAGCAGCAGGGGTCGTATGTAGGCGCGGATCGTTTGCGTTTCGATTTCAACCACTTCAATCCACTTAGCGAAGATGAGTTGCGCGAGATCGAGGACTTGATTAACGCTCAGGTTCTGTCAAACGCCCCGTGCCAGCACCTGGAAATGGGCCGTGATGAAGCAATCGAAAAGGGGGCTTTGGCCTTCTTTGGCGAAAAATACGGCGACACAGTGCGCGTCATGTTCGCGGGCCCAGAGTCCATCGAATTGTGCGGCGGCACCCACGTCAGCAGCTTGGGACAGATCGGCCTGATCACTATCCTAAGCGAAAGCTCTATCGGGTCGAATTTGCGCCGCATCGAAGCCGTGACCGGCGCAGGCGTGCTGAACGAATACCGTCGCCTGAAAGACGACGTGGCCGCAGCAACTGCAATCGCGGGTGTGCCGGTTGGCCAATTGCAGGACGGGTTGACCCGCCGCATGACGGAATTGTCCGATCTGCAGGCCGAGAAAAAGGCGCTGTCTTTGCGGTTGGAAAACACAATGGCAGACGGGCTGGTTGCACAAGCCGTAAACGGCAAACTGGTTCTGCGTGTCGAAGGTGTTGAAGCTGACGGCCTGAAGCGCTTGGCTGAGACTTTGCAAGCAAAAGGCGATCTGGACGCTGTCGTGATTGGCACAGTCACATCTGCTGGGCGCCCATCTGTCGTGGCCGTGTCCAAAGAAGGATTTGATCAAACGGCCAGTGACATGCTTGACCCGATTTCTGCAGTCATGGGCGGCGGCCATGGCAAACAGCCGCGTGTTGCTGTTGCGGGGGGCAAAGATGCGTCAAAGATCGATGCCGCATTGGACGCTGCCAAGGCGCATCTGGGTCTTTGATCCCAACCGCACTGTAATTTTGCGTACGCGGTATAAAATCCCTACCTGAAATTGCCCAAGCGCCCGGTGTTTTCACTGGGCGTTTTTTCATTTTGAAGGTGCCTTTAGTCTGGCCCAAAGCAAAAAAAATAAA containing:
- the alaS gene encoding alanine--tRNA ligase, encoding MSQEITTEAQLRAAWYEFWSARSHEVVKSASLIPTHPTAPMFVNSGMMQFVQYFLDEEPVPFETKRATSVQKCVRAGGKHNDLDAVGKSLRHLSFFEMMGNFSFGDYFKENAIKWAWEFVSDVLKIDTSKVWVTVHISDDEAEQIWLNDIGVPADRIQRLDKDNFWEMGETGPCGPSTELFYDFGPEFGPEGGPANPDAEHRFIEFWNVVFMESFRDSSGTLTPLPNQHVDTGAGLERLVGVLRGSPSLYSCDTLEALVNEAAKVSGKTVGAHPKDDQAMRVIADHVRSATFLISDGIIPSNEGRGYVLRRIIRRAVRFAYLLGIMDEMMPHMADLAIDTHKNYYPELDEQRDLIRKTLASEEAKFRSALETGLSILGAELKGLKGDAMLSGETAFVLHDTHGFPLEITAEIAEDAGHDVDVDTFRKLMTEQRERARASRKKGNVSDQAIDYKAIMDAYGATEFVGRDTYETTAKITGLVASDKGTEVVLDRSPFYAEGGGQIGDTGVLTLGSGQELAVLDTRPAMPGLHAHMVAAGTDADGLQIGDAVTAKIDAVRRGAIQRNHTSVHLIHWALRKVLGTHVKQQGSYVGADRLRFDFNHFNPLSEDELREIEDLINAQVLSNAPCQHLEMGRDEAIEKGALAFFGEKYGDTVRVMFAGPESIELCGGTHVSSLGQIGLITILSESSIGSNLRRIEAVTGAGVLNEYRRLKDDVAAATAIAGVPVGQLQDGLTRRMTELSDLQAEKKALSLRLENTMADGLVAQAVNGKLVLRVEGVEADGLKRLAETLQAKGDLDAVVIGTVTSAGRPSVVAVSKEGFDQTASDMLDPISAVMGGGHGKQPRVAVAGGKDASKIDAALDAAKAHLGL